Proteins found in one Mucilaginibacter gracilis genomic segment:
- a CDS encoding M20/M25/M40 family metallo-hydrolase produces MIKYITALLLLLFVKQINAQDVNRAIKNKDVERIIKALSADDMQGRATFTPGIEKAARFIENEYKKAGLVPLTGNANFRQNFTMTRTTPLKTAVSINGKAIPADSAFTIAGAPVLNWSNNADVQVVKIEKNFQQEYRAYIKTGKKILALVDPKFADIFKRAFDRNKKGSLTEQSNPEQAVVFVLGSFNDVKTFAVAYTGKAEQLPLFNIVGMLPGKAKKDESVIFGGHYDHLGILPPMQGDSIANGADDDASGTTAVIALAKYYHKLKNNQRTLIFVAFTAEEIGEFGSAYFAKQVDADKVVAMFNIEMIGKASKFGVNSAFITGYERSDFGEILQRNLKGTEFKFYPDPYPKQNLFYRSDNASLARVGVPAHTISTDQIDIDKLYHTVGDEFKTLDVANITATIRAIALSSRSIVEGKDTPKRVGKLEQ; encoded by the coding sequence ATGATAAAGTATATAACCGCTTTGTTGCTACTACTTTTTGTTAAGCAAATAAACGCTCAGGATGTAAATAGAGCCATCAAAAACAAGGATGTTGAGCGCATTATTAAAGCGCTTTCGGCTGATGATATGCAGGGGCGGGCCACCTTTACACCCGGAATTGAGAAAGCGGCACGCTTTATTGAAAACGAATATAAAAAGGCGGGCCTTGTGCCTTTAACGGGTAATGCAAACTTTAGGCAAAACTTTACCATGACGCGAACTACGCCGTTAAAAACCGCGGTTAGTATTAATGGTAAGGCTATACCTGCCGATAGTGCCTTCACTATAGCTGGGGCGCCTGTATTGAACTGGAGCAATAATGCCGACGTGCAGGTGGTTAAGATTGAAAAAAACTTTCAGCAAGAATACCGGGCCTATATTAAAACGGGTAAAAAAATATTGGCTTTGGTTGATCCTAAATTTGCAGATATATTTAAACGGGCGTTTGACCGTAATAAAAAAGGCAGCCTTACCGAGCAATCTAACCCGGAGCAGGCAGTTGTATTTGTTTTGGGCTCGTTTAACGATGTAAAAACCTTTGCGGTAGCATATACCGGCAAGGCAGAGCAGTTGCCTTTGTTTAATATTGTGGGGATGTTGCCGGGCAAAGCAAAAAAAGACGAGAGCGTTATATTTGGGGGCCACTACGACCACCTGGGTATTTTACCACCTATGCAGGGTGATAGTATTGCTAACGGTGCCGATGATGATGCATCGGGCACAACGGCGGTAATTGCACTTGCAAAATATTACCACAAGCTTAAAAATAACCAACGTACTTTAATTTTTGTAGCCTTTACAGCCGAGGAAATTGGCGAATTTGGTTCGGCATATTTTGCAAAACAGGTTGATGCCGATAAGGTGGTGGCCATGTTTAACATCGAGATGATTGGCAAGGCATCTAAATTTGGTGTTAATTCGGCTTTTATTACGGGATATGAACGATCGGACTTTGGGGAAATATTGCAGCGCAACCTTAAAGGGACCGAATTTAAATTTTATCCGGACCCATACCCCAAACAAAACCTGTTTTACCGTAGCGATAACGCGTCGCTGGCACGTGTTGGCGTACCGGCACATACCATATCAACCGACCAGATTGACATTGACAAATTGTACCACACTGTTGGCGATGAGTTTAAAACGCTGGATGTTGCCAACATTACTGCTACCATCCGCGCTATTGCTTTAAGCTCGCGCAGTATTGTTGAGGGTAAAGATACACCTAAGCGGGTAGGGAAGCTGGAGCAGTAA
- a CDS encoding methylated-DNA--[protein]-cysteine S-methyltransferase has translation MEAQNITDYSRIAEAIDYIRVNFKRQPTLDEVAGKVNVSAFHFQRMFKDWAGVSPKKFLQYLSIEYAKSILKDKQVTLFDAAFETGLSGTSRLHDLFINIEGMTPGEYKNGGEQLTINYSFAESLFGKLIVASTAKGICYMAFADDEGMAFADLQGLFPNAKYRQVVDMIQQNALYIFTQDWSKLNQIRLHLKGTPFQLKVWETLLKIPMGNLISYAGVAYSIQNLGASRAVGSAIGANPVAFLIPCHRIIKSTGEFGQYHWGSTRKAAIIGWEAAQLNPEN, from the coding sequence ATGGAAGCGCAAAACATAACGGACTATAGCCGCATAGCCGAGGCGATAGATTATATTAGGGTTAATTTTAAACGGCAGCCTACGCTGGATGAGGTTGCCGGGAAGGTAAACGTCAGTGCTTTCCACTTTCAGCGCATGTTTAAGGATTGGGCGGGTGTTAGTCCGAAAAAGTTTTTACAGTATTTAAGCATTGAATATGCCAAGAGTATATTGAAGGACAAACAAGTTACCTTGTTTGATGCTGCCTTTGAAACCGGACTATCCGGCACCAGCCGCCTGCACGATCTGTTTATCAATATTGAGGGAATGACCCCGGGCGAATATAAAAACGGGGGCGAGCAACTTACCATTAACTACAGCTTTGCCGAAAGCTTGTTTGGTAAACTTATTGTTGCTTCAACGGCAAAAGGTATTTGTTACATGGCCTTTGCCGATGATGAAGGTATGGCCTTTGCCGATTTGCAAGGGCTTTTCCCCAACGCAAAGTATCGACAGGTGGTTGATATGATACAGCAAAATGCCCTGTACATTTTTACGCAAGACTGGAGCAAACTGAACCAAATCAGGCTGCATTTAAAAGGAACGCCTTTCCAACTCAAGGTTTGGGAAACGCTGCTTAAAATACCGATGGGCAATTTAATCAGTTATGCAGGTGTGGCGTATAGTATTCAAAACCTGGGCGCATCAAGGGCGGTAGGTTCGGCAATTGGGGCTAACCCGGTGGCGTTTTTAATTCCTTGCCATCGCATCATCAAATCAACTGGAGAATTTGGCCAATACCATTGGGGAAGCACCCGCAAAGCGGCCATAATTGGCTGGGAGGCGGCGCAGTTAAATCCTGAAAATTAA
- a CDS encoding Ada metal-binding domain-containing protein has translation MANAKNRVFFVSEAEAIDAGYRPCGHCMRNLYAQWKEQHK, from the coding sequence TTGGCAAACGCAAAGAACCGGGTTTTTTTTGTTTCGGAAGCGGAGGCTATTGATGCCGGGTACCGGCCCTGCGGGCATTGTATGCGTAATTTATACGCGCAATGGAAAGAGCAACATAAATAG
- the ppnP gene encoding pyrimidine/purine nucleoside phosphorylase has protein sequence MSTTNNESPVAHNSYFDGTVQSLALATDKGKATVGVMKPGKYTFGTAAPEEMIVVAGELNVKLPGEDWAVYYAHQPFSIAANQSFDVSCDNDVAYICYYG, from the coding sequence ATGAGCACTACAAATAATGAGAGCCCGGTAGCACATAACAGTTATTTTGACGGCACCGTGCAAAGCCTTGCACTGGCTACCGATAAAGGCAAAGCCACAGTTGGCGTAATGAAACCGGGTAAATATACCTTCGGTACCGCGGCACCGGAGGAGATGATTGTTGTTGCTGGTGAGTTAAACGTTAAACTGCCAGGCGAAGACTGGGCGGTGTACTACGCTCACCAACCCTTTAGCATTGCCGCAAACCAATCGTTTGATGTAAGTTGCGATAACGACGTTGCCTACATTTGCTACTATGGTTAA
- a CDS encoding ligase-associated DNA damage response DEXH box helicase, with translation MMDTPGQQIIRQWFLSKNWEQFAFQQEMEEVYLAGNSGLLNAPTGSGKTFAMFLPFLAGYINKHPTDYKTRQNNGLRMLWITPLRALTNDIRKAMQTACDELDLPWRIMTRTGDTSAAEKAALKRKLPEVLLTTPESLHLMLAQKDYPKLFQNLEVVVVDEWHELLGTKRGVQVELGLSRLKHLGKNQEIRIKNQDGPLETSDSTNVLVPDSGFLPLKIWGISATIGNLEQAAEVLLGNDIAPDRIKMVRAKLEKKIVIESVIPDNVETYSWAGHIGIKLLPQVMEIVARSKTTLIFTNTRSQSEIWYHAILDKYPEYAGIMAMHHGSLDNDIRNWVEQALHNEALKVVVCTSSLDLGVDFRPVDTVVQIGSPKGVARFMQRAGRSGHHPGAISKAYFVPTHSLELLEGAALKQALKNGVYESRDPILLALDVLIQYMVTLAVSDGFRANSLFKELKTTFGYADLKRAEYNELLDFITRGGKTLAQYDEFLKVEIENGLYKVNSRRVAMRHRLSIGTITSDVSIRVKWLSGGSLGTIEESFVSRLKPGDNFWFAGRSLEFVRIKEMTAFVKKSNKNKGMIPSWMGGRMPLSSQLSAVLRFKLDEVAQGIEQDVEVKALKPLFDIQRQESHLPRSNEFLIEHFESRNGHHLLFYPFEGRLVHEGMASLLAYRISKIKNASFSIAMNDYGFELLTDDNLPWQEALKKDLFTIDNLLDDIQHSLNANEMARRRFRDIAHIGGLIFTGYPGQPVKGKHLQASSSLLFDVFSEYEPNNLLVRQAYNEALAFQLEEFRLRAALQRIQKQKIIIKYTERPTPFAFPILVDSLGREKFTTESLEERVAKMTQQYQWDADPQPRKPIRKRGL, from the coding sequence ATGATGGATACACCGGGGCAGCAAATCATCCGCCAATGGTTTCTCAGTAAAAACTGGGAACAGTTCGCTTTTCAGCAGGAGATGGAGGAGGTATACCTCGCCGGCAACTCCGGCTTGCTTAACGCCCCCACGGGCAGCGGCAAAACCTTTGCCATGTTTTTGCCTTTTTTAGCCGGGTACATCAACAAGCACCCAACCGATTATAAAACCCGCCAAAATAACGGCCTGCGTATGCTGTGGATAACGCCGCTGCGCGCACTCACCAACGACATCCGCAAAGCCATGCAAACAGCTTGCGATGAACTTGATTTGCCCTGGCGGATAATGACCCGCACCGGCGATACCAGTGCCGCCGAAAAGGCAGCCTTAAAAAGAAAACTGCCCGAAGTGTTGCTAACCACGCCCGAAAGCCTGCACCTGATGCTTGCCCAAAAAGACTATCCCAAGCTTTTCCAAAACCTGGAGGTTGTAGTGGTTGACGAGTGGCACGAACTGCTGGGCACCAAGCGCGGCGTACAGGTTGAACTGGGCTTATCGCGATTAAAACATTTAGGAAAGAATCAAGAGATAAGAATCAAGAATCAAGACGGACCTTTAGAAACATCCGATAGTACCAATGTCTTGGTTCCTGATTCTGGCTTCTTGCCTCTCAAAATATGGGGTATCAGCGCAACAATAGGCAACCTGGAACAAGCCGCAGAAGTTTTGCTTGGCAACGATATTGCGCCGGACCGGATAAAAATGGTGAGGGCTAAACTTGAAAAAAAGATAGTGATAGAATCGGTTATCCCCGATAACGTCGAAACCTACTCCTGGGCAGGGCACATCGGCATAAAGCTACTGCCGCAGGTAATGGAAATTGTGGCCCGGAGCAAAACCACCCTCATATTTACCAACACCCGTTCACAATCCGAAATTTGGTATCACGCCATTTTAGATAAGTATCCCGAATACGCAGGCATTATGGCCATGCACCACGGCTCGTTGGATAACGATATACGCAACTGGGTTGAGCAAGCACTGCACAACGAGGCCCTGAAAGTAGTAGTATGCACCTCCAGTTTAGATTTGGGTGTAGATTTTAGGCCAGTAGATACCGTTGTACAAATTGGCAGCCCAAAAGGCGTTGCAAGGTTTATGCAAAGGGCTGGCCGCAGCGGTCACCACCCCGGTGCCATATCAAAGGCTTATTTCGTACCCACTCACTCGCTTGAATTATTGGAGGGTGCCGCATTAAAACAGGCCCTAAAGAACGGCGTTTACGAAAGCCGCGATCCTATATTACTGGCGCTGGATGTGCTGATACAATACATGGTTACGCTTGCCGTATCAGATGGTTTCCGTGCAAACAGTTTGTTTAAGGAGCTAAAAACAACCTTTGGCTACGCCGATTTAAAACGGGCCGAGTACAACGAACTGCTTGATTTTATTACCCGTGGCGGTAAAACCCTTGCCCAATACGACGAGTTTTTAAAAGTCGAGATTGAGAACGGCCTGTACAAAGTAAACAGCCGCCGCGTTGCCATGCGCCACCGTTTAAGTATAGGCACCATTACCAGCGATGTAAGCATACGCGTAAAATGGTTAAGCGGCGGCAGCCTGGGCACTATCGAAGAATCGTTTGTTTCGCGGCTAAAACCGGGCGATAATTTTTGGTTTGCGGGCCGCAGTTTAGAGTTTGTGCGCATAAAAGAGATGACGGCCTTCGTCAAAAAATCAAACAAAAATAAAGGGATGATACCGAGTTGGATGGGCGGGCGCATGCCGCTATCGTCGCAACTTTCGGCTGTGTTGCGCTTTAAGTTGGATGAGGTAGCGCAAGGCATTGAGCAAGATGTGGAAGTAAAGGCCCTTAAACCCTTGTTTGATATACAAAGGCAGGAATCGCACCTGCCGCGCAGCAACGAGTTTTTGATAGAGCATTTTGAATCGCGCAATGGCCACCATCTGCTTTTTTACCCTTTTGAAGGGCGCCTGGTACACGAGGGCATGGCATCGTTACTGGCTTACCGCATATCTAAAATAAAAAATGCAAGCTTCTCTATCGCCATGAACGATTATGGTTTTGAACTACTAACCGACGACAACCTGCCCTGGCAGGAAGCCCTGAAAAAAGACTTATTTACGATAGATAACCTGCTGGACGATATACAGCACAGCCTCAACGCCAACGAAATGGCCCGCCGCCGTTTCCGCGATATTGCCCACATTGGCGGTTTGATATTTACCGGTTACCCCGGCCAACCCGTTAAGGGTAAACATTTGCAGGCATCATCATCGCTATTATTTGATGTGTTTAGCGAGTACGAACCAAACAACCTGCTGGTGCGGCAGGCATACAACGAGGCATTGGCTTTTCAGTTAGAAGAGTTTAGGCTGCGCGCGGCCTTGCAGCGCATACAAAAGCAAAAGATCATTATTAAATATACCGAAAGGCCCACACCTTTTGCCTTCCCTATTTTGGTTGATAGTTTGGGTCGCGAAAAATTCACCACCGAATCGCTCGAAGAACGCGTAGCCAAAATGACCCAGCAATACCAGTGGGACGCCGACCCCCAACCACGCAAACCCATTAGGAAACGTGGCCTTTAA
- a CDS encoding M16 family metallopeptidase — protein MKLKLLLAPAILLSLVVNVNLSLAQTRPVPSPKSKPEPITNQLTADNLLPADTAVIIGKLPNGLTYYIRKNTFPKNRAELYLVNKVGSVLENDEQQGLAHFTEHMAFNGTKDFPKNQLVNYLQKSGVRFGADLNAYTSFDETVYQLPLPTDSAKTFNQGFNILANWAGMVSFDTDEINAERGVVLEEKRLNGKNAQERMSKITMPVLLNNSRYADRLTIGKEEILNNFKPETIKSFYHDWYRPDLQAVIAVGDFDPQQVEQLIKTNFSALKNPDNERPRTQYDIPPGAGTTVKIVTDKEQPYTTFQMIVKHPGNTVKTGADFLQAIRIQLFNSLLNARIGELTQKADPPFLNGDVSYADFVGNLDAFTTEADAKPGELEKAVKAIVAETERARKFGFTQTEFERAKQMLLTGVENAWKEKDKTNSVNYVTDYQQNFLKGDAIISIDFEYDFYKQYIGQIKLSEINALAGMFISEQNCNIIVEAPDNEKDKLPTEQILLGWIKAAGNNVTPYVDNVSNKPLLEKQPQGSIFVRVQTDAAIGTNTLTLGNGVKVILKPTNFKNDEILINSFSLGGTSLATDADYTSADMAAGIISSSGIADIDQIKLDKMLTGKNAAISPYINETSQGINGRTSPEDIETALQLIYLYYTQPRRDDNIWQSVITQYRAALTNRGLDPEMVYADTSLAVLGDHNIRRMNVTTDRLNTASLDKAFAFYKARFADASNTIFTLTGNFSAAAIKPLLEKYLGALPSLHHNEQYRNLDIHIPERQITATVHKGIGDKSTVQMVFSGSYVYSNQNNIQLDAIGEILQIKLNERLREKESGVYSPEVTANYNKLPASRYSIVVYFSCAPANVDKLIAATMDEIAKIKQNGAEPTDIQKFIAETQRSNELRLKENAYWLGYLSQAIMNGDNPDDILMLNKYLGQITVQSTKQTANQCLSGNNLIKLILLPEAPAKSPTEGKAKP, from the coding sequence ATGAAATTAAAATTGCTTTTAGCGCCTGCCATCTTGCTTAGTTTGGTGGTAAATGTTAACCTTAGTTTGGCACAAACCAGGCCGGTTCCGTCGCCAAAAAGCAAACCAGAGCCTATAACAAATCAACTCACCGCCGATAACCTTTTACCTGCCGATACAGCCGTAATTATTGGCAAACTACCTAATGGCCTAACCTATTACATCCGTAAAAATACATTTCCAAAAAACCGCGCCGAACTATATTTAGTTAACAAAGTTGGCTCCGTTTTAGAAAACGACGAGCAGCAGGGCCTGGCACATTTTACCGAACATATGGCCTTTAACGGCACTAAAGATTTCCCTAAAAACCAACTGGTAAACTACCTGCAAAAATCGGGCGTAAGGTTTGGGGCCGATTTAAATGCTTATACCTCTTTCGACGAAACCGTGTACCAGCTACCCTTACCAACCGATAGTGCTAAAACCTTTAACCAGGGTTTTAACATTTTGGCAAACTGGGCAGGCATGGTAAGTTTTGATACCGACGAGATTAACGCCGAACGCGGTGTGGTTTTAGAAGAGAAACGCCTCAACGGCAAAAACGCCCAGGAGCGGATGTCTAAAATAACCATGCCCGTTTTACTCAACAACTCCCGCTATGCCGACCGACTTACCATTGGTAAAGAAGAAATATTGAACAATTTTAAACCCGAAACCATTAAAAGTTTTTACCACGACTGGTATAGGCCAGATTTGCAAGCCGTTATTGCCGTTGGCGATTTTGACCCGCAACAGGTTGAACAATTAATAAAAACTAATTTTTCGGCCCTAAAAAACCCCGATAACGAAAGGCCGCGCACTCAATATGATATACCACCCGGCGCAGGTACTACTGTAAAAATTGTGACCGACAAGGAGCAGCCTTACACCACCTTCCAAATGATTGTTAAACATCCGGGAAACACCGTTAAAACCGGTGCCGACTTTCTACAAGCTATCCGTATACAGTTATTTAACAGTTTGCTGAACGCACGTATTGGAGAATTAACCCAAAAGGCCGATCCGCCGTTTTTAAATGGCGACGTGAGCTATGCCGATTTTGTGGGCAACCTTGATGCCTTTACAACCGAAGCCGACGCCAAACCCGGCGAACTGGAAAAAGCCGTTAAAGCCATTGTGGCCGAAACTGAACGAGCCCGCAAATTTGGTTTCACCCAAACCGAGTTTGAACGTGCAAAACAAATGCTGCTAACCGGAGTGGAAAACGCATGGAAAGAAAAAGATAAAACCAACTCGGTTAACTACGTTACCGACTACCAGCAAAACTTTTTAAAAGGCGATGCCATAATAAGTATTGATTTTGAATACGATTTTTACAAGCAATACATTGGCCAAATTAAGTTAAGCGAAATAAATGCCCTTGCCGGGATGTTTATTAGCGAGCAAAACTGCAACATCATTGTTGAAGCTCCCGATAACGAAAAAGATAAATTACCCACCGAACAAATTTTACTGGGCTGGATTAAAGCGGCAGGTAACAACGTTACCCCTTATGTGGATAATGTGAGCAACAAACCCCTGCTGGAAAAACAACCACAGGGCAGCATATTTGTGCGTGTACAAACCGATGCTGCTATTGGCACCAACACACTTACTTTGGGCAATGGGGTTAAGGTTATTTTAAAACCAACCAATTTTAAAAACGACGAGATATTGATTAACAGCTTTAGCCTTGGCGGCACATCGCTTGCTACCGATGCCGACTATACATCAGCCGATATGGCCGCCGGGATAATCAGCAGCAGCGGTATTGCCGATATTGACCAAATTAAGCTCGATAAAATGCTAACCGGGAAAAATGCAGCCATAAGTCCGTACATTAACGAAACCAGCCAGGGCATTAATGGCCGTACATCGCCCGAGGATATTGAAACCGCCCTGCAACTCATTTACCTTTACTATACACAACCCCGCCGCGACGATAACATTTGGCAATCGGTTATTACCCAATACCGGGCAGCACTAACCAATCGCGGGCTCGACCCTGAAATGGTATATGCCGATACCAGCTTGGCCGTATTGGGCGACCATAACATACGCCGCATGAACGTTACCACCGACAGGCTCAATACCGCCAGCTTAGATAAAGCATTCGCCTTTTACAAAGCACGCTTTGCCGATGCAAGCAACACCATTTTTACCCTAACAGGCAACTTTAGTGCGGCTGCTATAAAGCCCCTGCTCGAAAAATATCTCGGTGCCCTGCCATCGCTTCATCACAATGAGCAATACCGCAATCTGGATATCCATATCCCCGAAAGGCAAATTACCGCAACCGTACACAAAGGCATTGGCGATAAAAGTACCGTGCAAATGGTATTTAGCGGCAGTTACGTTTACAGCAACCAAAACAACATTCAACTGGATGCCATAGGCGAAATATTGCAAATTAAACTAAACGAACGCCTGCGCGAAAAAGAAAGCGGCGTTTACTCGCCCGAGGTAACGGCAAACTACAATAAGCTGCCTGCAAGCCGGTACAGCATTGTAGTTTATTTTAGTTGCGCACCTGCAAACGTTGATAAGCTGATAGCTGCTACCATGGACGAGATTGCCAAAATAAAACAAAACGGCGCCGAGCCCACCGACATCCAAAAATTTATTGCCGAAACCCAGCGCAGCAACGAACTTCGTTTAAAAGAAAATGCCTACTGGTTGGGTTATTTAAGCCAGGCCATTATGAATGGCGATAACCCCGACGATATTTTAATGCTCAATAAATACTTGGGCCAAATAACCGTGCAAAGCACCAAACAAACCGCCAACCAATGTTTAAGCGGCAATAATTTAATTAAATTGATACTACTGCCCGAAGCACCTGCAAAATCACCAACCGAAGGAAAAGCTAAACCTTAA
- a CDS encoding ABC transporter permease, protein MTDNTPGQRIWKSFKRNRLAVGGLLFVTLSVLMALLGYLVMPDSTPDANDMHLQLSIKKPGSKFTLLLIKKPEYVESVNFFSEMIWGQPAAYRSVPVTSYSFKGDSVYVDQYIGSEDKPEKGAFNIYEVALGKKVTFDKHGVMVILGEFKNEASNAEALRKRFRDEIVQNQIVNKTYWLGTDLYGRDLLSRIILGARISLSVGLVAVIISLVLGVVIGAAAGYYGGKTDAALGWVMNVLWALPALLLVIAISFALGKGLWQIYIAVGISMWVDVARLVRGQVMSEKQFEFVEAAHALGFTNYRIIWRHILPNIVGPILVLASSNFASAILLEAGLSFLGFGAQPPTPTWGGMIKEHYGYIIMDDAYLAVLPGLAIMLMVYAFNLVTIGLRDAFDIKSDSLRI, encoded by the coding sequence TTGACAGACAATACACCGGGGCAACGCATATGGAAAAGCTTTAAGCGCAACAGGTTAGCAGTTGGCGGTTTGTTATTTGTTACCTTATCGGTTTTAATGGCGTTGTTGGGCTATTTAGTTATGCCCGATAGTACACCCGATGCTAATGATATGCACCTGCAATTGAGCATTAAAAAGCCGGGTTCGAAATTTACACTGCTGCTTATTAAAAAGCCCGAATATGTTGAAAGCGTTAATTTTTTTAGCGAAATGATTTGGGGGCAACCCGCAGCATACCGCAGCGTACCGGTAACGAGTTATAGTTTTAAGGGTGATTCGGTTTACGTTGACCAATACATAGGCAGCGAGGACAAACCCGAAAAAGGTGCTTTTAATATTTACGAAGTTGCATTAGGCAAAAAGGTAACGTTTGACAAACATGGCGTAATGGTTATTTTGGGCGAGTTTAAAAACGAAGCCAGTAATGCCGAAGCTTTGCGCAAGCGTTTCCGCGATGAGATTGTACAGAACCAGATTGTTAATAAAACGTACTGGCTGGGCACCGACCTTTATGGCCGCGACCTGTTGAGCCGCATTATACTGGGCGCACGTATATCACTATCGGTAGGTTTGGTAGCCGTTATTATCAGCCTGGTGCTGGGTGTTGTTATAGGCGCGGCGGCAGGTTATTATGGCGGTAAAACCGATGCTGCTTTAGGCTGGGTGATGAATGTTTTGTGGGCACTGCCAGCGTTGTTACTGGTTATTGCTATATCGTTTGCGTTGGGCAAGGGTTTGTGGCAAATTTATATAGCCGTGGGCATATCTATGTGGGTTGATGTTGCACGGCTTGTGCGCGGGCAGGTAATGAGCGAAAAGCAGTTTGAGTTTGTGGAGGCGGCGCACGCGCTTGGTTTTACCAATTACCGCATTATTTGGCGGCATATATTGCCCAACATTGTGGGGCCTATATTGGTTTTGGCGTCGTCAAACTTTGCATCGGCTATATTGTTGGAGGCCGGGTTAAGCTTTTTGGGTTTTGGCGCGCAACCGCCAACACCCACCTGGGGAGGCATGATAAAAGAGCATTACGGCTATATTATTATGGATGATGCTTACTTAGCCGTGTTACCGGGCCTGGCTATAATGCTCATGGTTTATGCCTTTAACCTGGTAACCATTGGCTTACGCGATGCTTTTGATATAAAAAGCGATAGCTTGCGGATATAG
- a CDS encoding PP2C family protein-serine/threonine phosphatase yields MQDTENNNDESELIRLLLKRQSELNSLLEVTRAINKNTSTQVLISMLEVILKSYLNVGKLRFMIEKFGTYYCVSKYGGDFESNTALYKSSMKLNKFKLPANISSHADAILSSYDYFIPIYHKNKLLAFALIGDFYTSGEMLNNDLNFIQTIMNVIVVALENKKLFKERIEAERFQREMELAVEVQNMLIPIRLHVETGVEIGARYLPHQNIGGDYFDFIRLNDKEFMWCIADVSGKGISAALLMANFQASLRAWATVEDDLTNIVERLNRIVIKITKGEKFITLFLAKYNEETRRLNFINAGHNPSLLYANGEAVELKLGTTMIGAFDELPFINQGELDIEPGSLILNYTDGLLDYEPADTEVWNEDVLMDFLIQNGDLSPDKFNQVLLNELHSKVKSKQIDDITLLTLRIF; encoded by the coding sequence ATGCAGGATACCGAAAATAATAACGACGAGAGCGAACTCATCAGGCTGTTGCTAAAGCGGCAATCGGAGCTTAACTCGTTACTTGAAGTAACACGGGCTATTAATAAAAACACATCTACGCAGGTTTTAATTAGTATGCTTGAGGTTATCCTGAAAAGCTATCTGAATGTGGGGAAGCTGCGTTTTATGATAGAGAAGTTTGGTACCTACTATTGCGTATCTAAATACGGCGGCGATTTTGAAAGCAACACGGCTTTATATAAATCGAGCATGAAGCTCAATAAGTTTAAGCTGCCGGCAAATATTTCCTCGCACGCGGACGCTATTCTGTCATCCTACGATTATTTTATACCTATATACCACAAAAACAAACTTTTAGCCTTTGCCCTTATCGGGGATTTTTACACTTCGGGCGAGATGCTCAACAACGATCTCAACTTTATCCAAACCATAATGAATGTTATAGTTGTGGCGCTTGAGAATAAAAAGTTGTTTAAGGAGCGTATTGAGGCCGAACGTTTTCAGCGCGAAATGGAGCTGGCCGTTGAGGTGCAAAACATGCTTATCCCGATCAGGCTGCATGTTGAAACCGGGGTTGAGATAGGAGCAAGGTATCTTCCGCACCAAAACATTGGTGGCGATTATTTTGATTTTATCCGTTTAAACGACAAGGAGTTTATGTGGTGCATTGCCGATGTTTCGGGCAAGGGTATATCGGCGGCCTTGTTAATGGCCAACTTTCAGGCAAGCCTGCGCGCCTGGGCCACGGTTGAAGACGACCTTACTAATATTGTGGAGCGTTTAAACCGTATTGTGATTAAAATAACCAAGGGCGAAAAATTTATTACGCTGTTTTTGGCAAAATATAACGAGGAAACCCGGCGTTTAAACTTTATTAACGCGGGGCACAATCCATCGTTATTATACGCAAACGGCGAGGCTGTTGAGCTGAAATTGGGCACTACTATGATAGGTGCCTTTGACGAATTGCCGTTTATAAACCAGGGTGAACTGGATATTGAACCGGGATCGTTAATATTGAATTATACTGATGGTTTGCTGGATTACGAACCTGCCGACACAGAGGTATGGAACGAAGATGTGCTGATGGATTTTTTAATACAAAACGGCGATTTAAGTCCGGATAAGTTTAACCAGGTTTTGCTGAACGAATTGCACTCGAAGGTTAAATCCAAACAGATTGATGACATCACTTTGTTAACTTTGCGCATATTTTAA